The nucleotide sequence AGCTGCGCCTCGGCCAGAGTGGCGGGGTAGCGCTCCAGCGTGGCGCCCAGGCCGGTCTCGGTGCTGTCGTTGACCTTGTGCCGGGTGTAGACCTGGCTGGCCGGATCGTCGCCCACCAGGACGATGGTCAGCTGCGGCTGGATGCCGCGCGCCTTGAGCGCCTCGGTGCGGTGCGCCACCTCGGCGCGGATCTGCCTGGCAAGCGCGTTGCCGTCGATGAGCTGGGCTGTCAAGGGGAGTTCAGGGTTTGCCGGCGTTCTGCCCGAGCGCGATCTTGAGCAGGTCGGCCACCGTGTTGGCGTTGAGCTTTTCCATGATGTTGGCGCGGTGCGCCTCCACCGTCTTGATGCTGATGCCCAGGTCGTCGGCGATCTGCTTGTTCAGCCGGCCGGCGACGATGCGCTCGAGCACCTGCGCCTCCCGGCTGGTCAGCTTGGCCAGCAGCGCGTCGCGGCTGGCCGCGCTCTGGTACTCGGCGAACGAGCCGCGGGCGTGCTCGAGCATGCGTTCGACCAGGTTCACCAGCTCGTCCTCCTTGAACGGCTTCTGGATGAAATCCATGGCGCCCTTCTTCATGGTGTTCACCGCCATGGGCACGTCGCCATGGCCGGTGATGAAGACGATGGGCAGGGGCGACTTGCGCTCGAGCAGCTTGTCCTGCAACTCCAGGCCGGTCATGCCGGCCATGCGGATGTCGACGATCAGGCAGGCGACCTCGCGCGGGTCGTAGCGGGCCACGAAGGACTCGGCCGAGTCGAAGCAGCGCACGCGGTAGTCCTTGCCCTCGAGCAGCCACTGCACCGAGTCGCGGACGGCCTCGTCGTCGTCCACCACGTACACCGTGCCCTTCTTGGGAATAAGGCTCATGCGGTCACCCCGGCATCCTTGCCTGCTATGTTATTGGTAGCGCCGGACACAGGAATCCAGAAGGAGAACAGGCACCCGGCAACTTCCGTGCCATTGTAGATGTTCTCGGCCAGCATCCGGCCCTGGTGCGACTCGACGATGCTGCGGCACAGGCTCAGGCCAATGCCCATGCCCTCGGCCTTGGTGGAGAAGAAGGCCTCGTAGAGCCGGGCCATGACCTCGGGCGCCAGGCCCTGGCCCGAATCGCGCACCGAGAACTCCACCACCGGCTGCCCCTCCACCGACTTGGGCACCACGCGCAGCTCCACGCTGCGGCGGGCCGTGGGCCGCTGCGCGAGCTCGATCGACTCGGCCGCGTTCTTCAGCAGGTTGACCAGCACCTGCTCGATCAGGATCGGGTCCACCATCAGCTGGGGCAGTCGCGCGGCCACGTAGTGCGACAGGCGCACGTTGCGCCGGCGCAGCTCGATCTCGGCCAGCTCCACCGCTTCGGTGACCATCTGGGTCACGTCGGCCAGCTGGCGGTTGGGCTCGCTGCGCTTCACGAAGGTGCGGATGCGCTGGATGATCTGGCCGGCCCGCTGGGCCTGGCGCGCGGTCTTGTCCAGCGCGGCCAGCAGGTCCTGCTCCTGGATCTGCTTGCCCTTGATGCGCGAGACCATGCCGTTGCAGTAGTTGTTGATGGCCGTCAGCGGCTGGTTCAGCTCGTGCGCCACGCTGGAGGCCATCTCGCCCATGGTGATCAGCCGGCTGGCGGTCTGGGCCCGCTCGGCCTGGGCGGCCGCCTGTTCCTCGGCCAGGCGCCGGGCCGTGATGTCGGTGGTGATCACCATCTGCGCCAGGCGGCCGTCCACCCAGTTCAGGTAGCGCGAGCGCACCTCCAGCCACTTGCCCAGCTCGTGCACGAAGATCTCGGCATTGCCCGCCTGCACCGCCTCCAGCTGGCCTGTGGGCAGGCCGACGAAGGAATCGACCTCGTCCAGTGATTCGTCGGTGCGCGGCTGGTCCGGCACACCGGCCTGCGCCACCATCTGCAGGTGGCCGGCGGTGTTGGTGCCGAACCATTGGCGGTACAGCTTGTTGGCGAACAGCAGTTCCTCGCTGCCCAGGGGCGCCACCGACACCGAGGCGTCCAGCGCCTCCAGCACGGTGGTGAAGCGCTCGTGCGAGGCCTGCAGCTGCTCGCGGATGCGGTTGGGCTCGGTGATGTCGGTCATGGAGGTCATCCAGCCGGTCTGCCGTCCCTTGGCATCCACCAGGGGCGACATGTAAAGCCGCGCGTCGAAGCGGCTGCCGTCCTTGCGCTTGACCCGCACCTGGAAGCCGCCCGGCCGGGTGCGGCCCTGCAGCTCGTCCTCCAGGCGGTCGGCCAGCAGCTCGCGGTCCTCCTCCGGCCAGTAGGGGAAGGGCGGGGTGCGGCCGACCAGCTCGGCCTCGCTCCAGCCGGTCATCTGGCAGAAGGCGGCGTTGACGTAGGTGATGCGCCCCTGCATGTCCAGCGCGCGCATGCCGGTGAGCATGGAGTTTTCCATGGCCCGGCGGAAGTTGGTCTCGGCCACCAGCGCGCGCTGCGCCTGCAGCCGCCGGCGCGTGTGGCGCCAGTTGCCGATCAGCATCCAGGCTGTCATGGCGCTGAGCGTGCCCACCAGCCAGAACAGGCCGCTGCCGATCACGCCCAGCGAGGTGCGGTAGGCCTGGGCCCGGATCACCAGGCCATTGCCCACGGGCGAGACCGGCACCTCGTACTCGTTGGCCTGGGGCGCGGTCCAGGGCAGCCAGCTGGCGATCGGGCTGCGCACCGGCACCGTGCTGCCCGCGAGCAGCCGGCCCTTGCCGTCCAGCAGCGCCACCGCGTACTTGGCCGACACCTCGGAAGGCACGCCGTAGCGCAGCAGGCTGTCGATGGAGTACTCGCCCAGGATCACGCCGCCGAAGCGGCCCTGGTCGGTCAGCGGCACATGCAGCTGCAGCAGCCCGGCGCTGTCGGTTTCCGCCCCGGGCTGCGAGTACACCGGCTGCAGCAGGTCGCGCGCCAGGCCATACATGGACTCCGTTTCCCCCGGCCGCAGCACCTCGCCGGGGATGTGCTGCTGGTTGACCGCCACGCTGGGCGCGGCGTAGCTGGCCTTGACGCGGCGCCGCTCGTCGATCCAGGACAGCGCCTGCAGCTCCGGGTACTGGATCACCATGGACTCCGCCCGGCCCATGAACTCCTCCTCGTCCACCTCCTTGTTGGAGATGTCGCGCGCGATGCGCATCAGCTGCTCCTGGCGCTCCAGCAGGCGCAGCCGCACCCGCTGC is from Ramlibacter tataouinensis TTB310 and encodes:
- a CDS encoding response regulator transcription factor, with amino-acid sequence MSLIPKKGTVYVVDDDEAVRDSVQWLLEGKDYRVRCFDSAESFVARYDPREVACLIVDIRMAGMTGLELQDKLLERKSPLPIVFITGHGDVPMAVNTMKKGAMDFIQKPFKEDELVNLVERMLEHARGSFAEYQSAASRDALLAKLTSREAQVLERIVAGRLNKQIADDLGISIKTVEAHRANIMEKLNANTVADLLKIALGQNAGKP
- a CDS encoding PAS domain S-box protein; translation: MQDSVIPSELHDTVPPAPWLRRWWRRQTPGRQDRFAMLAPLAAVLLFLAAIVSAFGYLRLEEMEREQEAVKRDVEYAQQRVRLRLLERQEQLMRIARDISNKEVDEEEFMGRAESMVIQYPELQALSWIDERRRVKASYAAPSVAVNQQHIPGEVLRPGETESMYGLARDLLQPVYSQPGAETDSAGLLQLHVPLTDQGRFGGVILGEYSIDSLLRYGVPSEVSAKYAVALLDGKGRLLAGSTVPVRSPIASWLPWTAPQANEYEVPVSPVGNGLVIRAQAYRTSLGVIGSGLFWLVGTLSAMTAWMLIGNWRHTRRRLQAQRALVAETNFRRAMENSMLTGMRALDMQGRITYVNAAFCQMTGWSEAELVGRTPPFPYWPEEDRELLADRLEDELQGRTRPGGFQVRVKRKDGSRFDARLYMSPLVDAKGRQTGWMTSMTDITEPNRIREQLQASHERFTTVLEALDASVSVAPLGSEELLFANKLYRQWFGTNTAGHLQMVAQAGVPDQPRTDESLDEVDSFVGLPTGQLEAVQAGNAEIFVHELGKWLEVRSRYLNWVDGRLAQMVITTDITARRLAEEQAAAQAERAQTASRLITMGEMASSVAHELNQPLTAINNYCNGMVSRIKGKQIQEQDLLAALDKTARQAQRAGQIIQRIRTFVKRSEPNRQLADVTQMVTEAVELAEIELRRRNVRLSHYVAARLPQLMVDPILIEQVLVNLLKNAAESIELAQRPTARRSVELRVVPKSVEGQPVVEFSVRDSGQGLAPEVMARLYEAFFSTKAEGMGIGLSLCRSIVESHQGRMLAENIYNGTEVAGCLFSFWIPVSGATNNIAGKDAGVTA